GCTATACTCTATTGGCTCTGCGACGTGCAAGGCTTTCGCGGCGCTTGGACCACCTTCTTCCTGATCTACGGCGTCAATGCCTTTGCCGTATTCTTTCTCTCCGAAGCCGTCGACCGGGTGATTTCGCGCCTCAAGATGCACGATGCTTCCGGGGAGAAAGTGTACTTCCGCGACTGGTTGTACAACCACTACGTTGTGTCGCACTTCACTGATTTACGCCTTGCATCGCTAGCCTGGGACCTAGCCTACCTATTGCTCTGGACCGTGCTGCTGGCGTGGCTCTACCGCCGGCGAATTATTATAAAGGTGTGAATTTAGACGAGCTAGAAGTTAGAGCTAGGAAGCTCCCCTCCTTTTCTAAGGAAGGGATTGGGGGTGGTTAAGAGCATTGAACGATACTAGTTCTAGTTTTCTAATTCTAGTTGGACCACCCCCAACCCCCTCCTTAAAAAAGGAGGGGAGCTTAGACCTAGCCCTAACTTCTACCTAGCTCCTTCAAACGCATACCCCGCAAAATCCTGTCGGAGCTTGGTTTTGAGGAGCTTGCCGGTGGCGGTGTGGGGTAGTTGATCCACAAATGCTACGGCGTCGGGTTTCCACCAGTGCGCTACTTTGCCTTCGAAGAAGTGCAGCAGCTCTTCCTGGCTTATGTCGGCGCCGGGTTTGCGCACTACGATGAGCAAGGGCCGCTCGCTCCACTTGGGGTGGGGTACCCCGATAACTGCTGCTTCCGCTACGGCGGGGTGCGCTACGGCTAGGTTCTCCAGGTCGATGGAGCTGATCCACTCGCCGCCCGATTTGATGACGTCCTTCGAGCGGTCGGTGATTTGCATGAAGCCGTCGGGGTCGATGGTGGCTACGTCGCCGGTGCGGAACCAGCCGGTCTTTGTTAGCTCGCCGGGGTGCGCCGTGCCGAAGTAGTCGCCCACGATAAAAGGGCCACGCACGAGCAGGTCACCGAACGCCACACCGTCGTGCGGCAGTTCTTGGCCTTCGTCGTCCACAATCTTCATATCGACGCCGAAGATCAAGCGGCCCTGTTTGGTCTTGAGAGCGAACTGTTCGTCTTCGGAGAGTTGTAGGTTCTTGGACTTCAAGGTGCTTACGGTGCCGAGTGGGCTTGTTTCGGTCATGCCCCAGGCGTGGCGAATTTCGATACCTAGCTCTTGGTCGAAAGCCTTTAGCAAGGCGGGCGGGCACGAGGCGCCACCCACAATCATGCGCTTCAGGGTAGTAAACTGGAGCTTTTTCTCCCGCATGAAGGTGAGCAACCCAAACCAGATGGTAGGCACACCGGCCGTGAACGTGACGCCTTCTTGCTCAAATAATTCATACAAGCTAGCGGCATCGAGCCCCGGCCCGGGCATGATAAGTTTGCAGCCGTTGAGCGGCGTCATGTACGGAATGCCCCAGGCATTGACGTGGAACATGGGCACCACAGGCAGCACCACATCGCGCGACGAGCAGTTGAAGCAGTCGGGCAGGGAGGCGGCGTAGCTGTGCAGCAGCGTGGAGCGGTGGGAGTAGAGCACGCCTTTGGGCTCGTCGGTGGTGCCCGACGTGTAGCAGAGCGAAGAAGCGGTGTTTTCGTCGAACACCGGCCACTCAAATTCTGTGCTTTGTACCGCCAGGAGTTCCTCGTAGCAGCGCAGATCAACTGCTGACCCAGCGGGCATGTGGGCGCGGTCGGTTAGCAGAACCCAGCCTTCCACGGCGGGGCATAAGGGCGCCAGGCGCTCTACCAGCGGCAGAAACGTCAGATCGAAGAAGATGAACCGGTCGGCGGCGTGGTTGATGATGTACACCAACTGCTCCGGAAACAGGCGCGGGTTAATGGTATGACACACAGCCCCGATGCCCGACACGCCATAGTAGAGCTCAAAGTGGCGGTGGGTATTCCAGGCCAGCGTCCCGACCCGGTCGCCTGGGGTAACACCTAGGGCCAGCAAGGCGTTGGCGAGCTGTTTGGCCCTTTGGTGAGCGGCGTGGTACGTGTAGCGGTGAATGTACCCTTCGGGCAGGCGGGAGACTATTTCGGTGTCGGCGTGCCACTTCGCTGCGTGCTCCAGGAGCCCGGCAATGCGCAGCGGCTGATTCATCATCAGACCTAGCATGGTGAGGAAGGGGTGGGGTGGGACAGATCAGGCTTAAAATAAAGATTTTCCCTGAACAACCCCTCTCTGTGCCATAGACCTAGCACGAAAACCGGTTGCTCGGGAACAAGCTAGGTGGTCAACGCCAGCAGAAACACGTTGGTATAAAACCATTGAACGTTCTGGCAGTTGAGCTTGTAGGCTGCGCAAAAAGTGATATTTTTCATAACCAGAATAAGTTACAGGGCAGAGCCGCGGAAGTCATCCGCTCTGTGCTTGTGCTTCAGCAAGCCAAGCGTTGCCTAGCTACTTTATAGAAGTACGTATAACATTGATTGCATCAGATGAGTATGAAGCGTTCCGCTACGGCGCACTGGATTGGGTCTGGTACAGCCGGCACAGGCCAACTAAATACCCCGAGTAAGGTGTTGAGGCAGGCGCAGTATTCCTACTTAACACGCTTCGCCGACGGCATCGGAACCAACCCCGAGGAGCTGGTAGCGGCCGCACACGCCGGGTGCTTTTCCATGAAGCTAGCGTTCAATATGCAAGCCATTGGGCTGGTACCTAGGTCCATCGACACGCGGTGCGAGGTAGTGCTCGAAAACGGCACCATTGTGAGCTCGCACCTGCAAGTAGAAGCCGTCGTTCCTAATCTGACGCCGGAACAGTTCGAAGAGCTCGTAGCCGATGCCCGGCAGAACTGCCCGGTCTCGAAGCTACTTACCATCGCTACTACTTCCGAGGCCCTCCTCAAGCAAACGGCTAGTTCGGCCAACTAACATCATCCTAAGCTAAGAAGCCCGAACAACTGCCGCTGACGCAGTCGTTCGGGCTTCTTAGTTGTCTAAACCTATGCTTACTGCCTCTTCGGGGCAGTCGATTCGCTTTGCGCTTTGCCGGGGCTTTGCGCCGCTTCGATGGCTACTTGCAGGATGTTGGTCCGCACGTTCAGCTGCGAGATTTTATTGTTGCGGCGCGTCGGATTCACGCGGTTGGAGAGGAACACAACCACCAAGTCTTCCTGGGGCTCCACCCACCAATAGGTGCCCGTGTAGCCCGTATGACCAAAGCCACTCTGCGAGGCGTTCTTCGACGCATTGACTGTTGGGTTGGCTGCAGGCCGGTCGAAGCCGAGGGCGCGGCGGTTGTCAGGGCAGAACTGGCACCGCTCGTACTCAGCCAGCGTTTCGGCTTTGATGAGCTGCTGCCCGCCGTAACGGCCATTCCAGGCGTACATCTGCACGAGCTTCGCTAGGTCGTTGGCGTTGGCAAAAAGCCCCGCGTGACCCGACAAGCCGCCGAGCAGTGCCGCGCCTTCGTCGTGCACGGTGCCGTAGAGCTGCTGACGCCGGAACAGCGAGTCGTACTCCGTCGGCACGATGCGGGCCAGCGGGAAGCGGCGCGTGGGCGTGTAGCCAATGGTTGTGGCCCCGAGTGGCTTGTAAAAGTTCTCGTACGCAAACTGGTCAAGCGGCTTGCCCGAGGCCGCTTGCACGAACACAGGGTACATGATAAAGGAGAGGTCGGAATACACGTAGCCCGGCTTCTCGTTTAGCGGCGACTCGCCAATGGCCTTGTGGATGCGCTTTGGGAAATCTTTGCGGGCCCAGAGCTGGCGCGTAGCCGGCAGCGGGAACCGACCTGACGAATCGGTGCGGAAGAAGCGCCGACGCAGGGTGCCGTCCTTCTTCGTGTAGTCTTTCCAGAACGGAATCCAGGCTTTCAAGCGCGCCTGGTGGGTCAGCACGTCGCGTAGCTTGATGGGGTTCTTATTTGTGTCCTTAAACTCCGGGAAGATCTGGCCCATCGTCATATCGGGGTTGAACTTGCCCTCGTCTTGCAGCTTCATCAGCGAAGGCAGCGCCGCCGATACTTTCGTGAGGGAAGCTAGGTCGTAGATGTCGGTATTGCGCACCGGGCGGCTGGGCTTACCAGCTTGGAAGGGTGCGTCGGCAAAGCTGTGGGTGCCGTAGCTTTTGCGCAGCACCACGGTGCCTTTGCGGGCAATGACCACCTCGGCACCGGGCAGCGCTTTGGCTGCAATAGCGCCATTTACAATGGAATCGATGCGCGCTTCCAGGTTGTTATTCATGTTCGCGGCCTCGGGGTAGCTGTAAGCGAGGCGCATGCCGCCCTGCGTCGTCAGGCCCGACCCAATGGAGAAGCGGTTGCTAACGGTTACCGGCAGCTTGCCGGTGGCACCTAGGCCCCCGAAGATGATTTCGGCGGTTACTTCCTGCGCGTTCTGGCTTTCCTGGTAGGCGAGCAGCACAGCATCGGCGCGGTCTAGGTCGCGGAGGCGGGCCAGCGAGTAAGCGTTGCCAAACACGCTCACAATCACCTTTTGCTTCTGCCCAACCAACTCGTGCAGCAGCACGTTGGCTTCCGGCGTCACGCCGAAGTTCGTGGCGGGCAGACTACCTAGGTTGTTTACGCCAATAAGCACCGTGTTATACGGCTTCAGGGTTTCGCGCATGGCAGTCAGCTCGTTGAGCGAAGCCGTAGCGGAGAGCCAAAAGTGCTGCACGGGCGCGTAGTCGGCTGCCATGCGCTGGAAAAACGTGGTGTCTTTAGTACCAATAGTAAGCGTGGCGAGGCGTAATGTATCGAGGCGCTGCAACGGCAACAGGTTCTGCTGGTTGCGCAGTAGCGTCACGCTCAGCTCCGAGAGGCGCCGCGTGAGGTAGTTCGCATGCGGCGTGTTCAGGTCCTGGTAAAGGTTCCGTAGGTCGATGGGCTTATAGTGGTCGAGTCCCGACCACTGTTTGAGCGCCAATACCTTGCGGCAGCGGGCATCGATTTCCTCTTGGCTGATCTGGCCTTGGTTAATGGCCTCCCGCACCATGCGCAGTGCCAGCGGAATGTTACGCGAAAACTCCAGAATATCGTTGCCAGCCAGGATGGCGAGCAAGTCAGCATCGCCAGGCGGGTACTTGCTAATGACGCCCTTCATGTTCATGGCGTCGGTAAAAATCATGCCCTGAAAACCTAGCTTTTGCTTCAGCAAATCCGTCACAATCGGTTTGGAAAGCGTCGACGGCATACCGGTGCTGTCGAGCGCCGGAATGTTGAGGTGGGCAATCATGACCCCACCTAGGCCACGGCGCATTAAGCTACGGAACGGAAATAGCTCCAGCGTATCGATGCGGCGCTGATCGACACGAATGAGGGGCAGAGCTAGGTGCGAATCGGTGTCGGTGTCGCCGTGGCCGGGGAAGTGCTTGGCTACGGCCAGCACGCCCGCGTCCTGCATGCCCTTCATGTATTGGTAGCTTTTCTCGTTCACGTTCTCGCGGTTTTCACCCCACGAGCGGAAGCCGATAACGGGGTTGCTGGCGTTGTTGTTCACATCGACCACCGGCGCAAAATTGACGTGCATGCCGAGGCGCTTGAACTGCCGCGCAATCTCCTGGCCCATGGTATACAGCAGCTTATTATCACGGATGCCGCCCATGCTCATCTGATAGGGAAAGCGCGTGGTGCTATCCAGGCGCATCCCCACGCCCCATTCGCCATCCATAGCTACTAGCAGCGGCACCTTGGCTTGGCTCTGGTAGCGGTTTACCAGCTTGCTCTGCCGCACGGGTCCACCTTGAAAGAAAATCAGGCCGCCCACGCCGTACTGCTGCACCAGCGTCGACACCGAGTCTTCGTCGATGCGCTTGCGGTTTGAGTAGGCCGCCACCATAAACAGCTGGGCTACCCGCTGATCCGGAGTGAGCGTCTGCATCACCGAATCGACCCAACGGGAGCGGGCGAGCTGCGAGGCAAAGGGCACAGGCGCGTTGCGCGCCTGTGCCGCGGCCAAGGCTTTCTGCGCGGCCGCCGCTTTGGCACGAGCCGCTTTGCTTAACGGCGCTGCTCGGCTCGTGCGCCCTTGTTGGGCCACGGTGCGCTTCGTTTGCTTGGTTGACGTTTGTTTTCTGGGCTGTTGAGCGAGACTAATCTCGGCGCTCAGCAAAGCGAGCAACAGCAGCAGAGAGGAGAGGGAGCGAGATAAAGACAAGGCAGTTCGCAAGGTTCAGGTAGTGTGAATTGCGAAAATAGCCTAATTGCTGGGAAAGGTTAGAAAAAACAAAGGTGTTATACCTTATAATAGAACGTCATGCTGAGCCCCGCGAAGCATCTCGTCTGCAAGAGCAACTCCACTTATCAGGATATTACCATTGCACGTAAGATGCTTCGCGGGGCTTAGCATGACGGGCTCTATATTTTTGAAGTCTTGGCGAAAGCTATGACGGTCGATTCATTTGGTTGAAAAATGCATCTAACTCCGCGCGCGAGGCGTTGCGTCTGGTTTCCGACGTGCCGTAGCCAATCTCCAGTTCACCATCTGCTACGCGCTGCATCACGGAATCAGTGAACTCGTTGAGCGGCACCCCCCACGTGTGCAGGCCCGCGCCACCTAGGTCGGTATTCACGGCCGGTGGCACAATCTCGATAACCTGAATGCCCGTTGGGGCCAGTTGATGTCGCAACGACAGCGTGAAGGAGTGCAGGGCCGCCTTCGTGGCGCTATACACGGGGGCAAAAGCGGCCGGTGCGAAAGCTAGCCCCGACGACACGTTAATAATGGCAGGGTTGGATTGCTGCCGCAGCAGCGGAATAAAGAGCGTCGTTAGGTGGATGGGCGCGTCGAAGTTCGTGGCAATTTCTTGACGGTGGCCGCTCCAGTCCTGGGCGTGTTCGTCGTCGGCGAGGTGCAGGCGGCGTTGAATGCCAGCGTTGTTGACAAGCACATTCAGCTGTGGCACTTCACGCTTCACCCATTCAAACAAGGCGACTCGGTCGGCTTCGTCGGCTAGGTCGCAGGCGTGGGTGCGCAAGTGCGAGTGTTGCTGCTGGGCTTCTTGCAGCTTTTCAACGCGCCGCCCGCAGATGACAACCTCACTGCCGGCTTGCAAAAAGCGTTCGGCCATGGCCCAGCCGATGCCGGAGCCGCCACCGGTGATCAGAACGGTATTTCCTGCTAAGTTCATAAGGTACTATTCAGTGTGATGGAGGGGAAAACTTGTCGTACGGCCACAACCCGTAAAGTGGGGCGCCGGTTGGTGAGAAGAGCCTTTTTGAGATATAGCAAGGCTAGGAGTGAAAGCTTACTGAGGCATCATACGTCTACTGTAAACAGGGCCACCTCAGCACGCGGCCCAAACCGGACAGGCAAGGTGCTGTTGCCAACACCCCGCGACACGTAGAGCGGGGGCTGGTGGTCGGTGTACCAGCCGTCGATGTAGCGGCCGGTGCCAAGCGGAAGTAGCGGCGCAAATCCGAAGATCGTGATTTGTCCTCCGTGGGTGTGTCCCGCCAGCACCAGATCAATGGGCGGCGTACCCGTGTACTTGGTCCGGATGACGTCGTAGTACTGCGGACAGTGGGTGAGCAGCAGGTGGTAGTCGGCGGGCCGGTAATCGGCGAGCGTCTTGGTATAATTAGCAGTGCCCCGCATGAGGTCGTCGGTGCCAGACACGGCCATGCGCTTGTTCTGCAAGACGAACGAAGTAGATTGATTGATCAGGAGCTGGCAGTTGTGCCGCGCGTAAATGCTCCGCAGCTGATCTACGTCCACGTGCCGCTTGTATTCCCAGTTGCCCATGATGGCGACTTTGGGCACGGCCGCATCGAGCAGACCTAGCAACTCATCTAGGCGGTTGAGCTTGGTTGGGTTGTCGAGCGAATCGCCCGTGAACACGAGCAAATCGGGTTGCAATTGGTTGAGCTGCTGACACAAGCGACGTAAACCGATGTGCACCGACTGTAAATGCAAGTCGGAGAGTTGCACAATTTTCAGCGTTGCGGTCGGCTGCGGGTTTTTGCGGAGGCGGAACGTGTTGACCTTAATGAAAAAGTGGTCGAAGAGAACGGTGCCCACGACGCTTAGCGCGGCTACTGGAGCTAGCGTCCGAAGTAAGAAGCGGCGATTAAAAAACATGACTACTCTACGGGGCTGGCTAAGTAGTGTTAAGTTGAGCTTGCAGGCTGATGTCGAGGGCGTCTAGCTCTGCTTCCATCTTACGAATGGTGGTTTCGTTGTATTTACCCTCCTTATGGAGTTGCACAAGTAAGGCGCGCTGGTGCTCTACCACTTCGATGCGTTTGTGCAAGAATTGCTGAAATAAGGCTTGGTCGCTGGTGTCATCCTCCTCTTCGTTGTCACTGGCGAGCACGCCATTCAGGCGGTTAACTTGGCGTTGAAACCTAGCTTTGAGCTCTTCCAACGCACCTTCATTTTCGCCGCGAGCAAGCTCTTCTTCGAGGAAGCCCAGGGAGCTTTCCGCCATTTGGAGCCTTACTTTCTGTTCTTCCGTGACGGCTTTTTCCTCGGGCTCCTGCACGTCGAGGCGGCGAATCAGCCACGGCAACGTGAGACTTTGCAGTACCAGCGTTATCAGGATAACGATGAAGGTAATCATCAGAATCTCGTTGCGGTGCGGAAACGGATGGCCGTTACGCAAGGAAAAAGGCAGCGCCAGGGCCGTGGCCAGCGACACCACTCCGCGCATACCTGCCCACGAGGTGATAAACAGCGACTTAAGATCGAGTGTCGCTTTTTTCTTCTTCCGACCTAGCAGCTTGTTGAACAGCAGCAGCAAGTAGGAAGTAGGAAACACCCACACGATGCGAATGACAATGGCGACGAAGCTGATGAGCAAGCCGTAGCCAATAACCACGGGTAAAGTCAGTTCATTGAACCCTTTGATGATAAAAGGCAGCTGCAAGCCAATCAGGATAAACACGAAGCCGTTCAGCAGAAAGCTGAGCACGTCCCAGAAGCTGTTCTTCTGCACGCGCGTGTTGGTGTCGTAGATTTCGTAGGACCGCCACGATACCACGAGGCCCGTAAACACCACTGCCAGCACCCCCGACGTCTCCACGTGCTCGGCCACGGAATATGACACGAAGGGCACCAGCAGCGTGATAGTGGTAGAAATAGTCGGGTCGGAAATACGCTCCTGCAAGCGCGAAACGGCATACCCGAGGAGCAATCCGACGCCGATGCCACCGCCCGCAACTAGCAAGAAGTGCCACCCCGCATCCCACATCGAAAAGGTGCCGCTCACGACTGCGGCCACCGCGTAGCGGTACGCAATTAGGGCTGAGGCGTCATTTACTAGGCTTTCGCCCTCCAAGATGGAGGTGATTTTCGTGGGCAGGTTCAACCCCCGCGTCACGCTGGTAGCCGCCACCGCATCGGGTGGCGACACGATGGCGCCGAGCACAAAAGCTAGCGGCCAACTGAAGCCCGGAATAAAGTAGTGCGCCAGACAAGCGACGGCCATGGTAGTGAAAAACACCAGCCCAATAGCCAGCATCGAAATCTCCTGGCGGTACGCTTTGAAGTCGTGCCACGACATGTTGAAGCTCGCTTCGTAGAGTAGCGGCGGCAAGAACACGAAGAACACAATGTCGGGGTTGAGCGAAATATTGGGTAGGGTCGGGGTGATGCCTATGAGCAACCCCGCAAACACCAATAGCACTGGGTACGGCAACTTAAAACGTTGCGCCACTGCCGATAGGCCGGCTAGCACCGCCATCAGCATAACAACGATTTCAAGGTTCCTCATGCGGGGGATACGCAAGGAAGACCGGTTCTAGCTGTATCAGACACCAACAATCTACTGCGAGTAGGTCGTGTTGGTGAAGCGATGAGGCTAGCTCGCTGCGCAAAGCATCGGCTGAAGCAGCGCACTCGGCAGGCCTCCCTAGCGTATGGATTTGGCATTGTTCTAGTGCGCCAAGCGCGTTGGCTGGTCGCGTGGCCATCGGTTTTGTGCCACCCTCCCGCGTCCGAATACCTAGGCAAGGGCTACTTTTACGCCCATTATATATGCTCGCAGCCGCAATACGCGTTAGGAAAGCACCCGATTACTTCTCATCCAAAATCTTTTAGCCTTGCATATCTCACTCGTTCGAATGGAAACCGTGCCGTTCTCTCTCTTTGGCAAGCGGTTCGTCGCTAGCTTTTTTACCTTGCTGCTGCTGATGGGCCTAGGGCACGCGGCGCAAGCGCAGTATCAAGTGCGCGGGGTGACGCTGGACAAAGACACCAAGCAGCCGCTGCCGTTCGTCAGCATTGCCGTGAAAGGCACCACCCTAGGTACTGCCAGCAATGAAAACGGCGAATTCAGCCTGAACCTGCCTTCCTTGCCGCGCACGCTGATCGTGTCGGAAATCTCGCACGTGCGGGACACGGTGCGCGTGACGAGCGGCGATAAGCCGCTGCAAATCGCGCTGGCTTCGGCTTCCATCACGCTGCCAGAGGTGAAAGTAGGCAGCTACGCCTTTCAGCTTGCCGACCGTGCCTATGAGGCGATGCGCAACAGCTACAAACAGGCGTTCTACGGCAAAGCCTTCTACCGCCAAGTAACGCGTATTGACAACGAGCCCACCGAAATCCAAGAAATGGTGTGGAATGTGAAGTCGAACAATGCCCGCATCCAAGGCACTACCATCGCGCAAGGGCGCTACGCGGCGAAGCAGGCGCTCATGAGCTTCAAGGATTTCTCTTTCTACACCAAAGCCTATGGCCTCTACGACCCCAACGCGGACAGCACCACGTCGCTGTCGTTGCTAGGTCCGAACACGGTGAAAAACTACTACTTAGAAATATCCGGCATTTTGGAAAAAGGGGAGGGCGGCATCGCCGAAATTACCTTCGAAACGCGGCCCGAGGTGAAGAACTACTATGCCAAAGGCACTATTTGGATCGACGTGGATACCTACAAAGTAGAGCGCTTCCGTATCACTACCCCAAACTACTCGGGGAAATCTAACAACCCTGCCTTCAAGTTCAAGGACAAGCAGCTGGAGATTGATATGTCCTTCCAGAGCACGACCGACGCTGCTTCGCCCCTGGACCATATCAAGACAACCCTGAACTTCGTCATTGAGCGCCCCGGCAAAGTTCGCACGAAGATGAACGTATCGGCCTTTACCTTCTTCTACGACACCAACCAAACGCCCACCAACATCGAGTACCAGCGTGCCTCGCTCGACACTAAGGACCTCGACGAAATCCGGAGCGTGAAATACGACCCCGAGTTCTGGGCCAACAATGCCGTGGTAAAGCGCACGCCGGTAGAGGATGAGGTAATTAAGTCGTTTGAGCAAAAAGGTGCGTTTGGCACAATGCTCCCACCCAAGCCCACGAAGGCGCCGACCAGAAAGCTTCAGTAAAACGTATAATAAATAGCGCGAAGCTCCGGCTTCGCGCGTCGTTGAACGATAATCGTTGCTGATGGTAGCAGACACGAGTCGTTCAATAGCGCGCGAAGCCGGAGCTTCGCGCTACTTGCGTATAGCGTAAGCTACTTTTGGAGGGTAACCGCCGTAGCATACGATAGCGAACCTCTATAACTTGCAGGCATGAAATTCACCCTAGCCTATCTGCTACTCCTTTTATTCTCGTTGAGTACGTTAGCCCAGACAAAAACCAACCAAAAGAAGCCAACCGGCAAGCTAGCTCCCAAGCCTCTCTACCAAGATCCTATTTATGACGGCGCCGCCGATCCGGTTATTATCTGGAATAAAAAGGCGAAAAAGTGGTTCATGCTTTACACCAATCGCCGGGCCACTGATAGTACCGCCAAAGGCGTGACGTGGGTGCACGGCACGCGCATCGGTATTGCAACCTCGCGCGACGGCGCCCACTGGACGTACCGCGACACGGCCAACATCGACTACCGCCCCAAAGCCGGCTACACCCACTGGGCCCCCGATGTGATAGAGGACAAAGGCGTGTACCACATGTACCTGACCTACGTGCCCGGCGTGTTCACCGACTGGAACCACCCACGGCAAATTCTGCACCTCACCAGCAAAGACCTGCGCAACTGGCACTACGAATCGACCCTGCCGCTGGCGAATGACAAGGTCATTGACGCTAGCGTT
This Hymenobacter sp. GOD-10R DNA region includes the following protein-coding sequences:
- a CDS encoding OsmC family peroxiredoxin, with product MKRSATAHWIGSGTAGTGQLNTPSKVLRQAQYSYLTRFADGIGTNPEELVAAAHAGCFSMKLAFNMQAIGLVPRSIDTRCEVVLENGTIVSSHLQVEAVVPNLTPEQFEELVADARQNCPVSKLLTIATTSEALLKQTASSAN
- a CDS encoding Na+/H+ antiporter, with product MRNLEIVVMLMAVLAGLSAVAQRFKLPYPVLLVFAGLLIGITPTLPNISLNPDIVFFVFLPPLLYEASFNMSWHDFKAYRQEISMLAIGLVFFTTMAVACLAHYFIPGFSWPLAFVLGAIVSPPDAVAATSVTRGLNLPTKITSILEGESLVNDASALIAYRYAVAAVVSGTFSMWDAGWHFLLVAGGGIGVGLLLGYAVSRLQERISDPTISTTITLLVPFVSYSVAEHVETSGVLAVVFTGLVVSWRSYEIYDTNTRVQKNSFWDVLSFLLNGFVFILIGLQLPFIIKGFNELTLPVVIGYGLLISFVAIVIRIVWVFPTSYLLLLFNKLLGRKKKKATLDLKSLFITSWAGMRGVVSLATALALPFSLRNGHPFPHRNEILMITFIVILITLVLQSLTLPWLIRRLDVQEPEEKAVTEEQKVRLQMAESSLGFLEEELARGENEGALEELKARFQRQVNRLNGVLASDNEEEDDTSDQALFQQFLHKRIEVVEHQRALLVQLHKEGKYNETTIRKMEAELDALDISLQAQLNTT
- a CDS encoding glycoside hydrolase family 3 N-terminal domain-containing protein; the encoded protein is MSLSRSLSSLLLLLALLSAEISLAQQPRKQTSTKQTKRTVAQQGRTSRAAPLSKAARAKAAAAQKALAAAQARNAPVPFASQLARSRWVDSVMQTLTPDQRVAQLFMVAAYSNRKRIDEDSVSTLVQQYGVGGLIFFQGGPVRQSKLVNRYQSQAKVPLLVAMDGEWGVGMRLDSTTRFPYQMSMGGIRDNKLLYTMGQEIARQFKRLGMHVNFAPVVDVNNNASNPVIGFRSWGENRENVNEKSYQYMKGMQDAGVLAVAKHFPGHGDTDTDSHLALPLIRVDQRRIDTLELFPFRSLMRRGLGGVMIAHLNIPALDSTGMPSTLSKPIVTDLLKQKLGFQGMIFTDAMNMKGVISKYPPGDADLLAILAGNDILEFSRNIPLALRMVREAINQGQISQEEIDARCRKVLALKQWSGLDHYKPIDLRNLYQDLNTPHANYLTRRLSELSVTLLRNQQNLLPLQRLDTLRLATLTIGTKDTTFFQRMAADYAPVQHFWLSATASLNELTAMRETLKPYNTVLIGVNNLGSLPATNFGVTPEANVLLHELVGQKQKVIVSVFGNAYSLARLRDLDRADAVLLAYQESQNAQEVTAEIIFGGLGATGKLPVTVSNRFSIGSGLTTQGGMRLAYSYPEAANMNNNLEARIDSIVNGAIAAKALPGAEVVIARKGTVVLRKSYGTHSFADAPFQAGKPSRPVRNTDIYDLASLTKVSAALPSLMKLQDEGKFNPDMTMGQIFPEFKDTNKNPIKLRDVLTHQARLKAWIPFWKDYTKKDGTLRRRFFRTDSSGRFPLPATRQLWARKDFPKRIHKAIGESPLNEKPGYVYSDLSFIMYPVFVQAASGKPLDQFAYENFYKPLGATTIGYTPTRRFPLARIVPTEYDSLFRRQQLYGTVHDEGAALLGGLSGHAGLFANANDLAKLVQMYAWNGRYGGQQLIKAETLAEYERCQFCPDNRRALGFDRPAANPTVNASKNASQSGFGHTGYTGTYWWVEPQEDLVVVFLSNRVNPTRRNNKISQLNVRTNILQVAIEAAQSPGKAQSESTAPKRQ
- a CDS encoding SDR family oxidoreductase, encoding MNLAGNTVLITGGGSGIGWAMAERFLQAGSEVVICGRRVEKLQEAQQQHSHLRTHACDLADEADRVALFEWVKREVPQLNVLVNNAGIQRRLHLADDEHAQDWSGHRQEIATNFDAPIHLTTLFIPLLRQQSNPAIINVSSGLAFAPAAFAPVYSATKAALHSFTLSLRHQLAPTGIQVIEIVPPAVNTDLGGAGLHTWGVPLNEFTDSVMQRVADGELEIGYGTSETRRNASRAELDAFFNQMNRPS
- a CDS encoding 3-(methylthio)propionyl-CoA ligase, translated to MLGLMMNQPLRIAGLLEHAAKWHADTEIVSRLPEGYIHRYTYHAAHQRAKQLANALLALGVTPGDRVGTLAWNTHRHFELYYGVSGIGAVCHTINPRLFPEQLVYIINHAADRFIFFDLTFLPLVERLAPLCPAVEGWVLLTDRAHMPAGSAVDLRCYEELLAVQSTEFEWPVFDENTASSLCYTSGTTDEPKGVLYSHRSTLLHSYAASLPDCFNCSSRDVVLPVVPMFHVNAWGIPYMTPLNGCKLIMPGPGLDAASLYELFEQEGVTFTAGVPTIWFGLLTFMREKKLQFTTLKRMIVGGASCPPALLKAFDQELGIEIRHAWGMTETSPLGTVSTLKSKNLQLSEDEQFALKTKQGRLIFGVDMKIVDDEGQELPHDGVAFGDLLVRGPFIVGDYFGTAHPGELTKTGWFRTGDVATIDPDGFMQITDRSKDVIKSGGEWISSIDLENLAVAHPAVAEAAVIGVPHPKWSERPLLIVVRKPGADISQEELLHFFEGKVAHWWKPDAVAFVDQLPHTATGKLLKTKLRQDFAGYAFEGAR
- a CDS encoding carboxypeptidase-like regulatory domain-containing protein; the encoded protein is METVPFSLFGKRFVASFFTLLLLMGLGHAAQAQYQVRGVTLDKDTKQPLPFVSIAVKGTTLGTASNENGEFSLNLPSLPRTLIVSEISHVRDTVRVTSGDKPLQIALASASITLPEVKVGSYAFQLADRAYEAMRNSYKQAFYGKAFYRQVTRIDNEPTEIQEMVWNVKSNNARIQGTTIAQGRYAAKQALMSFKDFSFYTKAYGLYDPNADSTTSLSLLGPNTVKNYYLEISGILEKGEGGIAEITFETRPEVKNYYAKGTIWIDVDTYKVERFRITTPNYSGKSNNPAFKFKDKQLEIDMSFQSTTDAASPLDHIKTTLNFVIERPGKVRTKMNVSAFTFFYDTNQTPTNIEYQRASLDTKDLDEIRSVKYDPEFWANNAVVKRTPVEDEVIKSFEQKGAFGTMLPPKPTKAPTRKLQ
- a CDS encoding metallophosphoesterase, which produces MFFNRRFLLRTLAPVAALSVVGTVLFDHFFIKVNTFRLRKNPQPTATLKIVQLSDLHLQSVHIGLRRLCQQLNQLQPDLLVFTGDSLDNPTKLNRLDELLGLLDAAVPKVAIMGNWEYKRHVDVDQLRSIYARHNCQLLINQSTSFVLQNKRMAVSGTDDLMRGTANYTKTLADYRPADYHLLLTHCPQYYDVIRTKYTGTPPIDLVLAGHTHGGQITIFGFAPLLPLGTGRYIDGWYTDHQPPLYVSRGVGNSTLPVRFGPRAEVALFTVDV